Part of the Gemmatimonadota bacterium genome, GTTCGATTGAACTCCATTTCCAGCCCGTTTACGCGATCAAACTTCCGTATCCAGTAGGGGTGTTTCGCTGAAACGAAGACATACCCATCCACTGTTGTTTCCATGGCCGCGTCTGAATAAGCAATGAACTGATTGAAGTTCCCTATACGGCGCAGATCCTCGCGAGGATTATAGAATTTGTCTAAAGGATCGCCGGATGGACTGAATTTGTAGATCAATTCATGCTGCGTAATGACGAATATGAGTACATTTCCCTCGGCGTCGATGCGTATGCGGCGGGGCTTGGTCACCTGCGTGTTCCAGATGTCCGCGAAAGTAAAATCCGGATTCAACACCGTTACACGGTCGAGTTCGCTGTCCAGCACATAGAGTTTCTGGTCGGCATCCAGCACCATATCCACCGGCGCCGAGAACTGAAGGGGGCCAACTCCTTCCGATCCGACAGAGGCCAGTAAACTGCCATCGTCCGAGAATTTGAGAATCTGTTTCTGTGCCGCATCGGCGACGTAGATGTTGCCATCCTTGTCCGTAGTCACGCCGAAGACCGAAGAGAAGATCCCTTCAGCTCGACCGTCTATCACCACGTCTTCGATCAGATTCACGTCAGCCGTCTGATCGGGCGAATGTCTGATCGGTGCGTCGCTGATTACCCGCGAAACACCGGCCACAACTTCAATTCTACCACGCCACTGACCATCCTCGGGGACGTCGCCGCAACCCGATACGAGCGCCGCGCCCGTGAGGATCGACAGCACTACGTACTTTAACCGCCTCATGCGCCTCTCCTTCTGTTCTAAGAACCGTTTCTATCTCTCTTGATTTCTTCCCACTTCTTCAACAGTTGGGCGTTTTCCGGCTTGATCCGGATCGCTTCCCGCATCGCCTCGTCCGCTGCCCTGTACTCCCCTCTGGCGTTGAGCACAACCGCCTTTGTTTCATAGGAAAGGGAGTTCGGGGCTATCTTCAAGGCCTTGTCAGCCAACTCCAGTGCGCGGTCCAGGTTTTCACCATGCCGGGTATGGAGCCATGCCAGATTCGTGTAGGCATCCACAAAGGTCGAATCCAGCAGGATAGACTGCTGGTAGGCGCCGCGGGCTTTCTCGAATTCTCCGAGTTGTAGATAAGTCACACCCAGATTGTTGTACGCCTCCACGAAGCCCGGCGCGAGATCCGTGGCGATCCTGAATTCACCGACCGCCTCCTTATAGCGTCCGATGCGCGTCAAGGCCGTAGCCAGGTTGTAATGCGCCTCTGCCGTGCGCGGATGCAGCAATACCAGGTCTTCCGCCTCTTTCACCTCTTCCTGGATGGTCTTGAGCTGCTGAAATCTGTCGAGGAACCCAACCGCTTCACCCTGCCTGCCCAAGGCGTTCAGCGCGTTGCCCAGCGCCAGATATGGCTCGGAATAGCCGGGGTTTGACTTGATGGCCCGATCGAAAGCGCTCAGCGCTTCTTCATGACGCTGCGCAAGGAAATAGGCCGTACCGACATTGTACAGCAGGGAAGCCGATTCAGGATCCAGGGCCAGGGCCTTCTCGTAGAAACCTATCGCTCGTTCCGCCTCTCCAATGCGCATGTTGCTCAGGCCCAGTCCACCGAGCGCCGCCACCGATGATTCATCCACGCGTAGAGCATTCTCGTAAGCCTGAATGGCCTGGTCCGGTTTCCCCTCGCTCAGCGCGATGACACCGAGTTGGATGTAAGCTTCTATAAATCCGGGATCGAGCCGTATTGCTTTTCGAAAGGACTCCCTCGCTTCCTCCAGTTTCCTCTGACCGAACAATACCCGACCCATCGCGTAATGGGCCTCGACGTAACCGGGATCAACGGTCACGGCATTGCCATAGGAAACGGCCGCCTGGCCCAGAGCGCCGAGTTCCTCCTCCGTGAATCCGCGGCCAAACTGAAAGAGGGGATTATCGGGCTCGAGCGTAGTCGCCTCCACCAGGGACGCTATCGAATCCACCAGCCTGCCGGTGATCTGATAGGCCTTCCCCAGGTTGTAGTGCGCATCCGCCCGCTTGGGATCGAGTTCCACTGTACGGCCGAATTCTTCGATCGCCTTTTCGTACTCTTCCTGTCGAGCGTAAAGCAGTCCGAGATTAAAATGTGCGTCGCCATCCTCGGGCCGCAGTTCGAGGACTACCCTGAAGGCCGATTCCGCTGTAGCCAGCTTTTCAAGAGACAGGGCGGCAAGCCCCAGGTTAAAGTAGTTATCCGGATCTTCTTTGTTTTCTTCGATCCGTCTCCGGAAATGCATCACGTCACTATGAAGACGGTTTTCGTCCTCAAGCGTCAGTTGCCTAGGATGTTCCCGGGGAGGATTGTATATGATCGTGGTATAGGGACCGGTATCCGCAAGGAAAGGAATAAACAGGAGAAGAGCGGAAAAGATGATGTTGCGCATAGGCCAAGTTGAACTGCGAACCGGGTTAAGCCTCGACGTCGGGACGGCCGGAGCCAGAGCGGGAAAGGTTGAAGAGCTGCAGTTTCCAGGCACCTGTCAGTCGAAATAGGAACGGATGCGGGCGAGAAGGGTCTGTCCTTGTGGCGGCGAGGAAGCTTGGGTCTGATTGCGTGGCCTGAGCGTAGTCACGTCGGTGGCGACCGTCATGTCTTTCTGCGTCCACTTCTTGAGGTCCGCGAGCGGTTTAAACGCTCTCCTGTAAATCAGGTCTGTATGGACATCTACTCGATCGGCGTCGGACGGCATTTCAAACGTATAGACGGAGACATCGTTTTCCAGGGCCTTGATCCGGGTATCTTCGACGATGCGGGTCGCCTGCCAGTCCATGACATGGGAATTGCCTTTGTCGTCACCGAAAACGAGGGCGAATCCTTTCCCCGGATACCCGGCGTAATTACCCTCTTTCAGGTCGCCTTCTCCGCCGTAGACGGGTACCCGCTGGTCCCCGGTATAACGCAGGGTATCCCCGTTTTCCAGTACCGGCGTTACCAGGAGCAGCATATTCCGTATCGTAATGCCCGATGGAATATGGTGTCCCGTATTAACGTTGCGCACGTTAATGGTGACGGTCAACTCTCCTTGAGACGCCACGGCATCTATGGCCAGGGTGGCAGCGTTCGCCAGCAGCTTCTCCGTCGCACCCGGAAAGTCGTGGTGTTTTACCGTAGCCGCGTCCCGGTCCGCCACCGGCGTCCAGAACTTATCGGCGTCACCGTCGACGAAGGTAGCCAGACCGTAACCGAGCTCCGGCTTCATGTGACAGTCCTGACATTCTATTCCCATGGCCGAATAAGGACTTTCCTTCCACTCCCGGTAAGTATCCATGAACGGAAGGCCGTGTTCGTTCTTGTGTTGGTGGCAGGCAGAACAGTAGTCACTGCTCTGATACTGGGGATTGTAGCTGGCAATCATTGGCGAGGTATGTTCAATACCCGGGATGGGAGAAAAGTTGATCACGTCATCATAGGGCCCGTACACGAACATCGGCGGCAGCCGCCCGGAGATTCGTCGCCGTTCCCTCTCTTCCGCCATGTTGACTCGATGCAGGGTAATGGATCCATTGACGCCGGCTTTCTCATTGACCTCCACGTTCTGGATCTTATGGCAGAAGTCGCAATGGATACCGGCGCCGTCAACCGAACCCGCTTTTCGTTCATATTCCGCCCGTTCGAGTGACTTGTACCCTTGCTCCGTGGGGTAGGCGACGATCGTACGGTTGTAAACCACCTTCAAATCAGTCTTCCCGGGCGAGTTGATGGCGGCCGTCGGCGCGTGACAGTCGGCACATTCTCCCGGGTCATCTGGAAAATCCAGCCGGAAACCCGGACCAACGTTTTCGTTTCCTTCCGCGTCCGTACCATCATAGAGGTTTATCGTCCACGGATTGTCCACGCCCTTGGCGTGTTGCGAAGTGCTCCACTGGTTATAGAGGTCGCGATGGCACAGGTAGCACGTGGGCTCGAAATGGCATAGGTTGCACCCTTCCTCGAAACCCGTATGCGACTGCATCCGCAAATCCTCCAGCTCTTCGGGTTCGGTGCGCAGGTCAACCAGTGACCGGTGGGGCGTGATGAAATCGTAACTGCTATCGTCTTCCTCCGGCACCCTTTCCATGATTATCGTTGTATATGAGGTTTTCGGATCTGCCATGACGCCGCCATTTATCCAACCTTCCTTTCCGGCGGTGATGACGAAATCCTGCACCGGTTCGCCTGGTATTTCCAGCGTAAACCTTCCGTTTGAATCGGTGACCACAAAATCCGGACTGCCGTGTTCCCGCACGCGAACACCAGGAATCGGCTTCTTTCCATCCGTAACCACCCCGCTGACCTGAATAGCTGCGGCGTCCATGCTGAGGAAAGCACAGCACAATGAAGCAAGACTCATGGATATGAAGTACGGGAATCGCATTTTCCTGACAAACCACCTATGCTCGGTCCGCAAACGGATCCAATCAATTCTTCTATACAAACGGAATCCCTCATCGAACAGACTGAGGGATTCCTACTGCCCCCTGCTTGACCACTACTACTTCATTCCATTAGCGCCTACTACTGGTACCCATGCTAGAAGCCAACGCCAACGGAAATGCGATGTAGATCATCAAGGAGGTCGAACTGGGTGTATGCGTAGTCGATGTTAAGACTCAACTCACCCTGGCTGAATCTCAGGCCGGCACCCGCGGAAAGCCCCTCATCCTGGCCGCCGCTGTATCCGACTTTCCAACCGACACGACCCGCGAGGTACTCATTTACCCACCATTCGATTCCCGTATTGAGTACGGAATCGAATTCACGGAGCTTCCAGAGTTCGGCACTGACCATGACGCTTCCCACCGGAAGTGACGCCGGTTCGCCAGCGAACCCGATCCGGAACGTCGTCGGCAGAATATCTCTGGCATTGGATTCATCAATAAACTGCATATCCGGCCCGAAATTCTGAAACGACGCGCCAATACGGAAGTTTCTAAAATCGGTGGTATAAATGGTACCCGCATCGAACGCGACTGCCCTGCTCGTTCTGTCGACGTCGCCCGCGCCACTCGTACCTTCCGAAATGAACTTTACGGATCCGCCGACCGCGAAGGAATCCGTCAATCGACGCGCGTAGCTCGGACCGATCGCCAGGTCGGTGACCGTAAAGTTCTGACCAGCCGTATCAAACTGGTGCGTCGGGTCCGTCGAGGTAGTAAAGGGTATATCGCCGGAAAGCAGCGAATGCACACCTAAACCGACGGCACCGTTGTCACCGAGATTCCACACCAGGGCGGCGCTGAACAGTGTCATTTCTGCAAAGTACTTTGTATATGAGACACCTACCGCGCCTCTGCCCTCTACGAACACCATGGTTGACTGATTCGTCAGTGCGGCGAATGCTCCCAGATCCGTATAGGCTGTGGCAGAAGACGCGAGTCCGGCGGCGCGCGCGCTAGAATCGAGCGTCAAGAACTTCGTCGCGGCGCTTCCGCTTTTGGAAACCTGGGCATGTGCCGGGACCGACAGGGCCATCAGCAGTCCCGCGATCATACCCCATCGAACGAATGCTTTCATTGGAAATCCTCCCTGAATCAGGTGTGTCCTGCACTCCGGCCACCCTACATGGGGCATAGGGAGTGCAGGACTTGCCGTTCCTTACCGCCGGACGTATAGTTTCAGGGTCTTCGTGAAATTCACGCCGCCAATTTCAGCTTCGATGACGATGATGTAAAGACCGCTGGAAACGGGAACGTTCGAATTGTTCTTCAAATCCCATTCGTCTACACCGCCGGTCGTCTTTGCAGTCGGCAACGAGAACTGGTCAACCAGCAATCCCGCCGCATCAAAGATCGTGACCCGACTCGGAACCGGCATATTGAAGAACTTCACGGACTGCGATCTCGTTGCCAAATCCCACTGGGCCTGGAATACGAAGGGATTAGGCGCAACGGTGACCAGATCCGCGAATTCCGCCTGACCGCTAACCACGCTGTTTCGAACGATCGTGGTCGGGATGACGTCCTGGCCCGGAACCTGCGGCCCTATGGTCAGACCGCGATACGGCCACTGACCATGCCAGCGTCCGTCCGTGCCGTTCGCGTTCATCGTGTAAAAGCTTTCCAGACCGTTGATCGTACGGACGATCTGCTGCTGCGTCGAACTCTGATCGAGCACATAATTGTCGAAATCATACTGAACAGCGCTCTCGTTGTCCACCGCGGCAACATAGTACCAGTAACTGAAACCGATCAGTACGGAAGGATCTTCGAACATGTATCCGCTCTTACCAATCAGGCGAGGATCCACTTTGATACCGCCCACGCTGGTAATCTGCGAATCACCCGATCCGATGGCGTCGGCATAACGATCCGGGAAACTACCCATCCCGATAGCCGTAGTCGCGCCAACCTCGACATGAATATCTCCGCTGTGTGCANNNNNNNNNNGATGGTATCATCCTCAAATCCCGGAATCCGCCTGTCTGCGGCCAACGGGTTCGGATAAATTACCTCTTCGGGCGGGCTCAGCGTGTTGACCTGATTGCCGCCACCACCACCGAATTCCGCAATCTGGACGTATGGTCCGACAAAATTCGGCGCCGCGAAGTTGTTCACCAGCTTGGGAGATACGAAGTCATACACCCGGCCGATATTGAAATCGGCGCCGAGCGTCAGGCCTTCATGGATAAACCGGGCGTACGGATGGCCCTGCTTGACGGCAGATGATGTCGGATCGCTCACGTCTGTTACGGGTGACGCGCCTTCACTCAGACCCAGATTCGGCGGGATCATCGTACTATTGTAACCAACCGGATGGGCGACCGTCGCCGTCGGGAACTGATCGATGAACCCCGAAGCGCGGTAGACGCGATACTTCGCGAAATCAATAGATCCCGTACCAGGATCACGGGCGGTTTCAGCGTTATTGGCCCACGCCAGCGCGATCGTACCGTTATTCGTCGGGAACACGGAAAGCGTCGGAGGAGGAGGCGGGTGGAACAACGCGCCGCTGGTTGCGCCTCGACCGAAGTTCATGACCTCGGTCATCGCTTTGCCGTCGGCGTCCCGCACAATCGAACCATCCGCATTGTACACCGGAAGAATGCGGTCATTGGAACCATCCCAGTAGTACGTATCATTGGCTGGATTGTACTTGCGCTGCATCCAGACGTCCTGCGCCCGGAGATACACGTCGTACGCACCGTCTTTCC contains:
- a CDS encoding 6-bladed beta-propeller; protein product: MRRLKYVVLSILTGAALVSGCGDVPEDGQWRGRIEVVAGVSRVISDAPIRHSPDQTADVNLIEDVVIDGRAEGIFSSVFGVTTDKDGNIYVADAAQKQILKFSDDGSLLASVGSEGVGPLQFSAPVDMVLDADQKLYVLDSELDRVTVLNPDFTFADIWNTQVTKPRRIRIDAEGNVLIFVITQHELIYKFSPSGDPLDKFYNPREDLRRIGNFNQFIAYSDAAMETTVDGYVFVSAKHPYWIRKFDRVNGLEMEFNRTTPFKMVPMGRWGGGVLGPPPVGISGGLALLPEGRIMNTIEYQEFEQIGLNALGTPRLKITKLDRWYDFFTSEGKWEMTAKLDVSGVPMHVDRQGRIYFVELDEGRVVRYTISFPEELSRCKDVSQYS
- a CDS encoding tetratricopeptide repeat protein, translating into MRNIIFSALLLFIPFLADTGPYTTIIYNPPREHPRQLTLEDENRLHSDVMHFRRRIEENKEDPDNYFNLGLAALSLEKLATAESAFRVVLELRPEDGDAHFNLGLLYARQEEYEKAIEEFGRTVELDPKRADAHYNLGKAYQITGRLVDSIASLVEATTLEPDNPLFQFGRGFTEEELGALGQAAVSYGNAVTVDPGYVEAHYAMGRVLFGQRKLEEARESFRKAIRLDPGFIEAYIQLGVIALSEGKPDQAIQAYENALRVDESSVAALGGLGLSNMRIGEAERAIGFYEKALALDPESASLLYNVGTAYFLAQRHEEALSAFDRAIKSNPGYSEPYLALGNALNALGRQGEAVGFLDRFQQLKTIQEEVKEAEDLVLLHPRTAEAHYNLATALTRIGRYKEAVGEFRIATDLAPGFVEAYNNLGVTYLQLGEFEKARGAYQQSILLDSTFVDAYTNLAWLHTRHGENLDRALELADKALKIAPNSLSYETKAVVLNARGEYRAADEAMREAIRIKPENAQLLKKWEEIKRDRNGS
- a CDS encoding multiheme c-type cytochrome, which codes for MADPKTSYTTIIMERVPEEDDSSYDFITPHRSLVDLRTEPEELEDLRMQSHTGFEEGCNLCHFEPTCYLCHRDLYNQWSTSQHAKGVDNPWTINLYDGTDAEGNENVGPGFRLDFPDDPGECADCHAPTAAINSPGKTDLKVVYNRTIVAYPTEQGYKSLERAEYERKAGSVDGAGIHCDFCHKIQNVEVNEKAGVNGSITLHRVNMAEERERRRISGRLPPMFVYGPYDDVINFSPIPGIEHTSPMIASYNPQYQSSDYCSACHQHKNEHGLPFMDTYREWKESPYSAMGIECQDCHMKPELGYGLATFVDGDADKFWTPVADRDAATVKHHDFPGATEKLLANAATLAIDAVASQGELTVTINVRNVNTGHHIPSGITIRNMLLLVTPVLENGDTLRYTGDQRVPVYGGEGDLKEGNYAGYPGKGFALVFGDDKGNSHVMDWQATRIVEDTRIKALENDVSVYTFEMPSDADRVDVHTDLIYRRAFKPLADLKKWTQKDMTVATDVTTLRPRNQTQASSPPQGQTLLARIRSYFD
- a CDS encoding PorV/PorQ family protein, yielding MKAFVRWGMIAGLLMALSVPAHAQVSKSGSAATKFLTLDSSARAAGLASSATAYTDLGAFAALTNQSTMVFVEGRGAVGVSYTKYFAEMTLFSAALVWNLGDNGAVGLGVHSLLSGDIPFTTSTDPTHQFDTAGQNFTVTDLAIGPSYARRLTDSFAVGGSVKFISEGTSGAGDVDRTSRAVAFDAGTIYTTDFRNFRIGASFQNFGPDMQFIDESNARDILPTTFRIGFAGEPASLPVGSVMVSAELWKLREFDSVLNTGIEWWVNEYLAGRVGWKVGYSGGQDEGLSAGAGLRFSQGELSLNIDYAYTQFDLLDDLHRISVGVGF